Within Candidatus Methylomirabilota bacterium, the genomic segment GATCCGGCTGTCCGGTCCGATCGATGCCACCGTCGACACCACGGTCGATCCGCTCCCGCAGGGGCGCAGCCTCCTGAGGCACGAGGTCGACTATCGCTTCCGTGGCGGAGCGTTCGGCCGGCTCGCCGCGCGGAGCCTCCGGGTGGTGGGCGGCGCTGGGTACGAGCTGCGCCACGGCACGATGGCGCAGAAGCGGGACGTCGAGGCCGGTTAGTCCTTCCGCTGCCGGAAGTCGCGCAGGAGCCTGCGGTCGGCCCGGCCCGGCCGGCCCACGTAGTAGCCGATGATGAAGCCGAGGATGGCCGAGAGCACGATCACCGTGACGACGCGCGCTCGAGCGGTGAAGAAGAGGAAGTTCACGTCGACCCGCCGCGAGTTGGCGATGGCGAAGATGATCAGCAGGATCACTGCGATGACCGCCAACACTTGGGCCACGCTGACCCCGCGCCGACGACCTTCCTCGTCGGGGCCGGGCCGTTCGTCCTGCCCGTCGGATCCGTCCCCGTCGTGCCTCCTCATGGTTCCCTCCCCGTGGCGGCCGGCGCGATCGTCCTATATATCATCCGCCGCGTGGTGAACCGGACCGTACGCGTCGCCTGGCTCGCCGGGGCAGCCCTGGCCACCGGCCTCCTCGCGTCGACCGAGCTCGGGGACCGAGTCGACGTCGGGCTGTTCCGGGCGGTGAATCGGGGGCGCGGACCGGGCGCCGATCGCTTCTTCCGGGGGATCACCGAGCTCGGCTCGATCTGGGCCTCGATCGGCGCGGCCGGGGTGCTGGCGGCGAGGGGTCGACGGCGAGCCGCGGCCCGCGGGCTCGGCGCCGCCTCCGCCGCATGGCTCGCCGGACAGGGGCTGAAGCGCCTGTTCGACCGGCCCCGGCCGTACGTTGCCGACCCGGACGGCGTCCGGCTGCTTGCCCAACCACCGCGGGCAACGTCGTGGCCGAGCAGCCATCCCGCCGTCCTGCTCGCGTTCGTCACGGTCGCCGGACGGGACCTCGAGCTCTCCCTCGTCGCCCGGACGGCGCTGCGGGGCCTGGCCGCCGCGGTCGGGATCTCGCGTACCTACGTGGGTGTGCATTACCCGGCCGACGTCGTCGGGGGGCTGCTCCTCGGCCAGGCCGTGGCCGACGCGATGTCGCAGGACGCTCGATAGACTCGCCCACGTGACGCTGCTCGGCGCCATCGGCTGGCCGGTCCTCGACCGCATC encodes:
- a CDS encoding phosphatase PAP2 family protein, producing MAAGAIVLYIIRRVVNRTVRVAWLAGAALATGLLASTELGDRVDVGLFRAVNRGRGPGADRFFRGITELGSIWASIGAAGVLAARGRRRAAARGLGAASAAWLAGQGLKRLFDRPRPYVADPDGVRLLAQPPRATSWPSSHPAVLLAFVTVAGRDLELSLVARTALRGLAAAVGISRTYVGVHYPADVVGGLLLGQAVADAMSQDAR
- a CDS encoding lipopolysaccharide assembly protein LapA domain-containing protein gives rise to the protein MRRHDGDGSDGQDERPGPDEEGRRRGVSVAQVLAVIAVILLIIFAIANSRRVDVNFLFFTARARVVTVIVLSAILGFIIGYYVGRPGRADRRLLRDFRQRKD